The sequence TATATTTTGACCGATTTAGGTAAAATATACGTCCAGGAAGGCAGCTACCCCCAGGCGTTGAATATTTTAGAAAGTTCTCTCAGTATCGATCCCAATGACCCGGAAAGATTATTTTTTCTGGGCAAGGCCCAAATGGGTATGGAAAGATTTGATAAAGCCGCCGAAACATGGATGGTCCTGGTTTCCAAAAATCCGGGATATGAACAGGCCTATTATGCGTTGGGGGAGGCTTTCGGCAGACAGGGGAAGCAGGCCGATTCCCACTATTATCTGGGGGTTTACTATCAGAAAACCGGGAAGCCTAAAACTGCCTACTTTCACTTAAACCGGGCTTTAACGGACATAACCGACCCCAATAAAAAACAAAAGATCGAAAATATATTGAAAGAGCTGAAGGCTGAATTAAAACAGTCGCCCCAGGATTCGCGGTAAGAGTCATTTCAAAACCCCATCTGAGGCCTGATCGTCCCGCCTTTAAGCAGACGCATTGCTTTCAGATCTAATCTGAAAGGTTGAAATGACTTATCATATAATATTTGGGGATTCAGCTTTGATCAAAATGGGAAAATTGCATGCTAAATGTCCCTCTTCCCTGGGTGGCGGATCTTAATGCAGTGGAATAACCGAACATGCGTTTAAGGGGTACGATAACTTTAATTACCTGAACGCCCATTTGCGGGAAGATGGATTCGATTTTGCCGCTTCGGGAATTCAGGTCGCCAATGACATCACCCATAAAGGATTCTGCCACAAAGACTTCCACGTCCATAATCGGTTCCAGCAGAAACGGATCTCCTTTTAGTAGCGCTTTCTGGCACGCCATGGACGTGCTGACCCGATATGCCAGTTCCGTTCCCAGCGTATCCTTATATTCGCCGCCGGTAAGGACGGCTTCAATATCTACAACCGGATAGCCCATGAGCGCGCCGTTTTCAAAAGACTCCTTAACTCCTTTCTCGACGGCGGCAATAAATGCGCCGGGAATGATCTCTTCCGTAATATCTGAACGAAAGCGATTGCCGCTTCCCCGGGGAAGCGGAAAGAGCTGAAGGCTGACCCCGCCAAAGTGTCGCTGGCCGGAAATCTCTCTGTCAAACTGGGCGGTTGCAGAGGCTTCTTTCCCGATGGTTTCACGATAGACAACCTGGGGTTTCCCGACGTTGACATTGGTATTAAATTCACGCAGCATCCGGCTGATGACGACTTCGAGGTGAAGCTCGCCCATTCCTGAAAGTATGGTTTGACCGGTGTCTACATCTTTTCGAACACGCAAGGTGGGATCTTCGGCCATGTATTTTTCTAAGACCTGATCTATTTTTTCCTGATCCGAGTGAGTCTTGGGCTCTATTGCAACGGAAATAACCGGTTCATAAAATTCAATTTTTTCGAGTAACACCGGATGCTCGGCGGAACAAAGCGTTTCACCGGTTGAAGATTCCTTCAAACCGACAACCCCGACGATGGCACCGGCGGCAACGACGTCAACCCGTTCCTTTTTGTTGGCATGCATGCGAAGGATGCGGGCTGTTTTTTCCTTGATCCGGCGGGATGCATTGTATACTTCGCTGCCGGCATGCATCTTGCCGCTGTAAACCCTGACAAAGGAAAGCTTACGTCCCTCCATCATCGACACCTTGAATATCAGAGCGACCAGCGGCCCCGAATCCCTATGGGGAATTTCCAGCGTTTCGCCGCTGTCGGGATGAACTCCCCTGACGGCAGGAACTTCGGCGGGGCTGGGGAGCAGGTTGACAATCGCGTCCAGAAGCGGCTGGATACCCTTGTTTTTCAGGGCTGAGCCGCACAGGACCGGAACCAGTTTTAAATTAATGGTTGCCTTGCGGATGGCTGACAGAATGTCGCTGGTGGAAATCGGTTTTTCAGACAGATATGCCTCCATAAGGCTGTCATCGTATTCGGCAACTGTTTCAATCAGCTCTTCTCGATATTTTTTCGCGGCTTCAATATCGTCGGTTGATATTTCAGAACGGGCGTAAGTCGCTCCCAGGGTATCATCATCCCACAGGATTTGATTCATTTCGATTAAATCGATAACGCCGACAAAATTGTCCTCGGAACCGACGGGAAGTTGTAATATGATCGGCGTTGCCTTCAAACGGTCTTTAATCATTTGAACCGTTCCCAAAAAATCGGCGCCGATCCGGTCCAGTTTATTAATAAACGCAATTTTGGGAACATGGTACTTGTCGGCCTGATGCCAGACTGTTTCCGATTGGGGTTCAACACCGCCGACAGCACAGAATACGCCGATGGCGCCATCCAGCACTCTCAAAGATCGTTCTACCTCAATGGTAAAGTCAACATGCCCCGGCGTGTCGATGATCTGGATATCACAATTTTTCCACTGGCAGGTAGTTACCGCGGACGTTATGGTGATGCCGCGCTCCTGTTCATCCGGCATCCAGTCCATAACAGCTTCTCCGTCATGAACCTCGCCCATTTTATAGGAACGGCCGGTATAGTAGAGTATCCGTTCGGTAACGGTGGTCTTGCCCGCATCGATATGGGCGATAATACCGATATTCCGAAAACAGTTTATTTTGGTCTGTTTGGTCATCGCACCAGCAACATATTGGCTTTCATCGGAAAGCGCAGATCCATATGGCCGCTAAGCGTCATGGATTCGCGGCCGTCAAACAAAATTTTAGCGGTCTCTATTCCCGGGATATTCAAAACCAGAGAATTTACAATTGCATAAATCGTCAGTATTTCAGCATGACTCCCGCCGGGGTGATTTTCTTTAAGGGATTCATTGAAATCAACATAAGCGGTTTTATTCTGATCAATAAACAAGGCCCTTAAAACGGTTTCCGAAGGCAGTGTCCGCATGAGTTCCTGCCGGGGGCCTTCCGATAGAGCTGTTACAATCATTTTGGCGAAACTGACGGCGTCCTCTGCGTGCAAAAGGTCCCGCTCCTCGGCAATTAAAAAAGGTTTTTCCTTATCTGCAAAATAAAGATGCGCCGTTGTTTTAAACAGCTCCTTTTGGGGCGTTGACAGCAGCGGGTGAACCACAGGTGATTTTGGCACCGAATTATAGAACTGGTTTAAAAGCAAAAGGGAAAGGGCGCCGCCCGCAGCAATTGCTAAAAAAGTATACAACAATATCCGTATTTTACCCATCTTAAACTCAATCGATGCAACCGGGTGAACGCCCAAACGGATTGCCTTAGAACGGTTATTTAAAACGATCACGCTATTTATGACAATACGTATCAGTTGTCAAGGAAAGATGCGGTCAGCCAGTAATTCTGGGCGAACAGATTAAAGTGGATATTTCCTGTAGATATTTGAGTTAAATAGAGTATTCGTGATAATT is a genomic window of Desulfobacterales bacterium containing:
- a CDS encoding GerMN domain-containing protein, which translates into the protein MGKIRILLYTFLAIAAGGALSLLLLNQFYNSVPKSPVVHPLLSTPQKELFKTTAHLYFADKEKPFLIAEERDLLHAEDAVSFAKMIVTALSEGPRQELMRTLPSETVLRALFIDQNKTAYVDFNESLKENHPGGSHAEILTIYAIVNSLVLNIPGIETAKILFDGRESMTLSGHMDLRFPMKANMLLVR
- the fusA gene encoding elongation factor G, with the translated sequence MTKQTKINCFRNIGIIAHIDAGKTTVTERILYYTGRSYKMGEVHDGEAVMDWMPDEQERGITITSAVTTCQWKNCDIQIIDTPGHVDFTIEVERSLRVLDGAIGVFCAVGGVEPQSETVWHQADKYHVPKIAFINKLDRIGADFLGTVQMIKDRLKATPIILQLPVGSEDNFVGVIDLIEMNQILWDDDTLGATYARSEISTDDIEAAKKYREELIETVAEYDDSLMEAYLSEKPISTSDILSAIRKATINLKLVPVLCGSALKNKGIQPLLDAIVNLLPSPAEVPAVRGVHPDSGETLEIPHRDSGPLVALIFKVSMMEGRKLSFVRVYSGKMHAGSEVYNASRRIKEKTARILRMHANKKERVDVVAAGAIVGVVGLKESSTGETLCSAEHPVLLEKIEFYEPVISVAIEPKTHSDQEKIDQVLEKYMAEDPTLRVRKDVDTGQTILSGMGELHLEVVISRMLREFNTNVNVGKPQVVYRETIGKEASATAQFDREISGQRHFGGVSLQLFPLPRGSGNRFRSDITEEIIPGAFIAAVEKGVKESFENGALMGYPVVDIEAVLTGGEYKDTLGTELAYRVSTSMACQKALLKGDPFLLEPIMDVEVFVAESFMGDVIGDLNSRSGKIESIFPQMGVQVIKVIVPLKRMFGYSTALRSATQGRGTFSMQFSHFDQS